The Arachis ipaensis cultivar K30076 chromosome B07, Araip1.1, whole genome shotgun sequence genome includes a window with the following:
- the LOC107608221 gene encoding RING-H2 finger protein ATL63-like — protein sequence MQTQNKSSNSLSQLAQSMFSSNNTIMLAAIVSLLLVILFVLLLHLYAKCFLSHSHPPPQQPPRRRRRHRRRATLPAFQGPPQFQFHHLRVEDSPFATKGLDSATVSAIPMFVYEAEKKKKTEQEEEDREELECVICLSGFEEGEMGRTLPKCGHAFHVECIDMWLSSHCNCPICRAPVVHPNDTGSVDDEDDDDVVQIVIGTPSYEISESENGNNDEDNNSVSVSGSETSYSSSSSSSLLLGCSFKRMLRKKY from the exons ATGCAAACACAAAACAAGTCATCTAACTCACTGAGTCAACTCGCTCAGAGCATGTTCTCATCCAACAACACCATCATGCTTGCCGCCATTGTTTCTCTTCTCCTTGTAATTCTCTTCGTCCTTCTCCTCCATCTCTATGCCAAATGCTTCCTCTCTCACTCTCACCCACCACCTCAACAACCTCCCCGCCGTCGCCGCCGCCATCGCCGCCGTGCAACTCTCCCCGCCTTCCAGGGTCCACCCCAGTTCCAGTTCCACCACTTGCGCGTGGAAGACTCACCCTTTGCCACCAAAGGACTCGATTCCGCTACGGTTTCAGCGATTCCCATGTTTGTGTACgaagcagagaagaagaagaaaacagagcAGGAAGAAGAAGACAGAGAGGAATTAGAATGTGTGATTTGTTTGAGCGGTTTCGAAGAAGGTGAAATGGGAAGAACATTACCAAAATGTGGACACGCTTTTCACGTGGAATGCATTGATATGTGGCTGAGTTCTCATTGTAATTGTCCCATTTGCAGAGCTCCTGTTGTTCATCCGAATGATACAGGTTCTGTTGATgacgaagatgatgatgatgtggttCAGATTGTTATTGGTACTCCGAGTTATGAGATTAGTGAGAGTGAGAATGGGAACAATGATGAGGATAATAATTCAGTTTCAGTTTCAGGTTCAGAAACttcatattcttcttcttcatcgtcCTCTTTGTTGTTGGGGTGTTCTTTCAAGAGAATGCTGAGAAAG AAATATTGA